A genomic window from Chanos chanos chromosome 14, fChaCha1.1, whole genome shotgun sequence includes:
- the scinla gene encoding scinderin like a, translating into MVFHKEFQNAGKEPGLQVWRIEKMDLKPVPKQLHGNFYTGDAYILLFTTPAPSYSIHMWLGNECSQDESGAAAIFATQLDDFLGGSPVQFREVQENESVTFLGYFKSGIKYKKGGVASGFQHVVTNDMNVKRLLHIKGRRAIRAKEVGLAWASFNRGDCFIIDLGKDIYQWCGSECNRFERLKASQVAIDIRDNERNGRAHIHMVEDGAEPQPVIDALGPKPNIPAGSADDEAVGRATSKKGTLYMISDAAGSMKTSVVAQSSPFRQEMLSPSECYILDNGADSKIFLWKGPTANAAERKAAMKAAEQFIKEKNYPRNTQIQVMPAGGETTLFKQFFSNWKDKDQTTGPGQAYTIGRIARVEQIPFDASSLHSNKAMAAQHGMVDDGSGKVQVWRVEGGDKVPVDPGSYGQFYGGDCYLVLYTYRQGGREQHIIYTWQGLKCTQDELAASAFLTVKLDDSMGGAPVQVRVTQGQEPPHLMSLFKGKPMIIHLGGTSRKGGQSRTGSTRLFHIRQSTTRATRAVEVEPSAAYLNTNDVFVLKTPDSLFVWKGVGSTEEEMAAAKYVASFLGGSATEVAEGKEPAAFWSALGGKKDYQTSRSLQKTVKPPRLFGCSNKTGRLIAEEVPGDFTQSDLATDDVMLLDTWDQIFLWIGNDANEVEKTGSMLIAKDYIESDPSGRRGTPITTIKQGAEPPTFTGWFQAWDPKMWDTDPLERIRTQF; encoded by the exons ATGGTTTTCCATAAGGAGTTCCAGAATGCTGGTAAGGAGCCAGGCCTTCAGGTGTGGCGGATAGAGAAGATGGACCTGAAGCCTGTCCCTAAGCAGCTCCATGGCAACTTCTACACCGGTGATGCCTACATCCTGCTCTTCACCACCCCTGCCCCCTCCTACAGTATCCACATGTGGCTGG GAAATGAATGCTCTCAAGATGAAAGTGGTGCTGCGGCCATCTTTGCCACCCAGCTGGATGATTTCCTCGGTGGGAGTCCAGTGCAGTTTCGAGAGGTCCAGGAGAATGAGTCTGTCACCTTTCTGGGCTACTTCAAATCTGGCATCAAATACAAG AAAGGGGGCGTGGCCTCTGGCTTCCAACATGTGGTGACCAATGACATGAATGTCAAGCGCTTGCTCCACATTAAGGGACGGAGGGCTATCAGGGCCAAAGAGGTGGGCTTAGCCTGGGCTAGCTTCAACCGAGGAGACTGCTTTATCATTGACCTTGGCAAG GACATTTATCAGTGGTGTGGGAGTGAGTGTAATCGTTTTGAGCGTCTGAAAGCCTCACAGGTGGCAATTGACATCCGTGATAATGAGAGAAATGGCCGTGCCCACATCCACATGGTGGaggatggggcggagcctcagCCGGTGATTGAC GCTCTTGGGCCTAAGCCCAATATCCCAGCCGGAAGTGCCGATGATGAGGCTGTTGGAAGGGCCACCTCAAAGAAGGGCACCCTGTACATG ATCTCTGATGCGGCAGGCTCCATGAAAACTTCAGTGGTGGCCCAGAGCAGCCCATTCAGACAGGAAATGCTCTCCCCAAGTGAATGCTACATCCTGGACAATGGAGCAGACAGCAAGATCTTCCTTTGGAAAG GACCAACTGCAAATGCAGCTGAGAGAAAAGCAGCCATGAAGGCAGCAGAGCAGTTcatcaaagagaaaaactaCCCCAGgaacacacag ATCCAGGTGATGCCAGCTGGAGGTGAGACCACTTTGTTCAAGCAGTTCTTCTCCAACTGGAAGGATAAAGACCAGACCACAGGCCCTGGTCAGGCCTACACCATCGGGCGCATTGCCCGGGTGGAGCAGATTCCATTCGATGCCTCTTCCCTGCACTCCAACAAGGCCATGGCTGCACAGCACGGCATGGTGGATGATGGTTCTGGCAAGGTCCAG GTGTGGCGTGTTGAGGGAGGGGATAAGGTCCCCGTGGACCCTGGCAGCTATGGGCAGTTTTATGGTGGAGATTGTTACCTGGTGCTCTATACCTACCGTCAGGGAGGCAGGGAGCAGCACATCATCTACACCTG GCAGGGGCTGAAGTGCACGCAGGATGAGCTTGCTGCTTCCGCATTTCTGACAGTCAAGTTGGATGACTCTATGGGAGGGGCACCCGTTCAG GTTCGTGTCACTCAAGGTCAGGAACCACCCCATCTGATGAGCCTGTTTAAAGGGAAACCAATGATCATCCACCTGGGCGGGACTTCACGTAAGGGTGGCCAGAGCCGGACTGGTAGCACACGCCTCTTTCACATCCGCCAGAGCACCACCCGTGCTACACGAGCTGTAGAG GTGGAGCCCTCTGCTGCATACCTGAACACCAATGACGTGTTTGTGCTGAAGACCCCTGACTCTCTGTTCGTGTGGAAGGGCGTGGGGTCCACAGAAGAGGAGATGGCAGCTGCCAAATATGTGGCCAGTTTCCTGGGAGGCAGTGCTACAGAGGTGGCTGAGGGCAAGGAGCCAG CTGCGTTCTGGTCAGCACTCGGGGGAAAGAAGGATTATCAGACCTCCCGCAGTCTGCAGAAGACGGTGAAACCACCGCGTCTGTTTGGTTGTTCCAACAAGACTGGCAGACTCATT gCAGAGGAGGTGCCAGGGGATTTCACTCAGTCTGACTTGGCCACTGATGATGTCATGCTTCTGGATACCTGGGACCAG ATCTTTCTCTGGATTGGAAATGATGCCAATGAAGTGGAGAAAACTGGATCAATGCTGATAG CCAAAGATTACATTGAATCGGACCCCTCTGGACGCCGTGGCACCCCCATCACCACCATTAAACAGGGCGCTGAGCCCCCCACCTTCACTGGCTGGTTCCAGGCCTGGGATCCTAAGATGTGGGACACAGATCCTCTGGAACGAATCCGTACTCAGTTCTAA
- the LOC115827416 gene encoding retinol dehydrogenase 8, which produces MNQKVVLVTGCSSGIGLALAVRIAKDEKKRFMVYATMRNLSKGAALVEAAGRTLGRTLQIKRLDVCDEGSIKACVDSLPERRVDILISNAGMGLIGPIECQSMEEMKTVMDTNFFGLVRLLKEVLPDMKKRKSGHIVVISSVMGIQGILFNDIYAASKFAVEGFCESLAVQALRFNLNISLIEPGPVITEFERKVYEEGMKIDLSKADKVTADMFTNIYLKNYGQIFESLGQTPEDIAEHTHKIITMENPPFRHQTNTLYTPMTTLKYADPNGDLPIDTFYKMVFEHDKVFNASLNFLKLLRWRSRKSFSLEKDKNQA; this is translated from the exons ATGAACCAAAAGGTTGTGCTTGTCACTGGCTGCTCCTCTGGCATTGGCCTGGCTCTAGCTGTCCGAATCGCCaaagatgaaaagaagagaTTCATGG TCTATGCCACCATGAGAAACCTGAGCAAAGGGGCGGCTCTGGTGGAGGCGGCAGGGCGCACCCTCGGCAGAACGCTGCAGATTAAACGGCTAGATGTGTGTGATGAGGGATCCATCAAAGCCTGCGTGGACAGTCTGCCCGAGCGCAGAGTCGACATCCTCA tcAGCAATGCTGGGATGGGCTTGATTGGACCCATTGAGTGTCAGTCTATGGAGGAGATGAAGACAGTCATGGACACAAATTTCTTTGGGCTTGTGCGACTGCTAAAGGAGGTCTTACCAGATATGAAGAAACGCAAGAGTGGTCACATCGTGGTTATCAGCAGTGTTATGGGCATTCAGG GCATATTGTTCAATGACATCTATGCTGCATCCAAATTTGCTGTGGAGGGGTTCTGTGAGAGCCTGGCCGTCCAAGCCCTGAGATTTAATCTGAA TATTAGTCTGATTGAGCCTGGGCCGGTGATCACTGAGTTTGAACGTAAAGTGTACGAGGAAGGTATGAAGATTGACCTCTCCAAAGCTGACAAAGTGACTGCTGACATGTTCACAAACATCTACCTGAAGAACTACGGCCAGATATTTGAAAGCCTTGGTCAAACACCAGAGGACATTGCAGAG cacacacacaaaataatcaCCATGGAGAACCCACCGTTCCGTCACCAGACCAACACCCTCTACACGCCCATGACAACCCTAAAATACGCTGATCCCAATGGTGACCTGCCCATTGACACCTTTTACAAAATGGTGTTTGAACATGACAAGGTCTTCAATGCAAGTCTCAACTTCCTAAAACTACTACGATGGAGAAGTCGAAAAAGCTTCTCTTTAGAGAAGGATAAGAACCAAGCTTAG
- the dr1 gene encoding protein Dr1, protein MASSSGNDDDLTIPRAAINKMIKETLPNVRVANDARELVVNCCTEFIHLISSEANEICNKSEKKTISPEHVINALESLGFASYITEVKDVLQECKTVALKRRKASSRLENLGIPEEELLRQQQELFAKARQQQAELAQQEWLQMQQAAQQAQLAAASASAAQQAGSSQDEDEEDDM, encoded by the exons ATGGCTTCTTCGTCTGGAAACGACGATGACTTAACCATTCCAAGAGCAGCTATCAACAAAATGATTAAAGAAACTCTACCCAACGTACGAGTTGCCAATGATGCCAGAGAGCTTGTTGTCAATTGTTGCACGGAATTCATTCACCTCATTTCTTCAGAGGCAAACGAAATATGCAACAAATCTGAAAAGAAGACTATCTCTCCAGAACATGTCATAAACG CATTGGAAAGCCTTGGCTTTGCGTCGTACATCACAGAAGTAAAAGACGTTCTTCAAGAGTGCAAAACGGTAGCGCTTAAAAGGAGGAAGGCGAGTTCCCGCTTAGAAAACCTCGGGATACCCGAGGAGGAACTTCTCCGTCAGCAGCAGGAGTTATTCGCCAAG GCGCGGCAGCAACAAGCAGAGTTAGCACAGCAGGAGTGGCTGCAAATGCAACAAGCCGCCCAGCAGGCACAGTTAGCCGCAGCCTCCGCCAGCGCTGCCCAACAGGCTGGCTCTTCCCAGGATGAGGACGAAGAGGATGACATGTGA